Genomic segment of Dromiciops gliroides isolate mDroGli1 chromosome 3, mDroGli1.pri, whole genome shotgun sequence:
attctaaatgtgggttctaatccgtccccccagtttggggggaagtCACTGATAAATGATTTTAggttttttaagtgtttattgaagGATAGTAAAAGCAATCCTAATCTTCATAAGCTCCCActtctcaagtcctctgccaccactaTGATCTCTAGCACCTAAAGAGCAAGCACACTCCCCTCTAGGGTTGGATTCCTCCTTCAAGTTCCCctctcagaaatgggaggttcttcaagctgattggctagtgtcattcaaattcattaagtactcttaagtaccagccagatgtgagcagtcaacagtcagtggccttatctaattcaatcagtttaaatcagtcTCCTGGTGGGtacctgagtatctgctaaattcaTTGTCCATGATCTTAACACACTtcacaaagaaataaaactaacCAGTGGAAGTTCAATTTTCAATTGTTGGGTAAGTGGGAAGTGACAGAAACTTTGGTGGGGAAGTGATCACTCTAGCTTAGAATTTGTGACATAGAAGTGGAAAGGCAGGCAGAGTTTGACACATGCTTTAGATTTTGAGAGCACACTCAATGGCTACAGAGACAGTAAAGGTTGAACTTCAAGGCCTAGATTTCTACAGGTTTTCTAAAACACTAGGAAACCTCTAAAATCTATTGGAGATTCTCTTGAGACTATGAGGTCCTTAAAGGCAGTGCTTTCCAtttagtaagttcttaataactgctttgtcattcattcaatcagtcaTTGTTGATGACCTccgtccaaaactgaacttgacTCTTGGCATCTCAGATTGAATGGAGACATGACTGTTCTCTTTGATCCCATATTTCCCTCTTTCCTAACACTTTTCCCTGCTTTCAAACACATAGATTGTTTCTGGCAGAGAATTCTGGCTCCAATAAAAAGTTGAGTTGAGAATGGTGTTGGAACAATATCTTTGGATTACTTTGGgatttcacttctctctctctctctctctctctctctctctctctctctctctctctctctctctctcttttaatagAGTTTCACCATGGAAATCCCTTGTGGTCTTCTCACCCGCTCCAAGAAGCCAGGTAAGTTCACTATGAGTCCAAGAAGGACAAGAACCAGGAGGGAGAACTTCAGGACTCTATAGCCCTTCTGTGCAGTTTTTGGTGCTAAAAAGTGAGAGCTGATGTGCATTTCCTTCCTTCAGTGCCTCTTAAGAGCATCTCAGTGGCTGTGTCTATCCATGAGTTTGTGGCAGATGTGTCTGCAACCCTGGACTAcaagaatgaggaaactgatcctgTGGAAGCATTCTTTGTGTTCCCCATGGATGAAGACTCTGCTGTTTATAGCTTCCAGGCCCTGGTGGATGGGAAGAGGATAGTGGCAGAAATACAAGAGAAGCAGCAGGTAGTAGGGATGGGACCCAGGGCTTCCCCTTGCATTCTTCATGTTAAATCAGTAAGATTTGGTGTAGTCTCATGTGGAAACACTGAGTTGCTTTTGTCCTCATTGAGCTGCTGTTTTGCCCATTGTATTTgcttgtgtaaaatgagggggttgaactaggtaGTCATCAAGGGGCTTTCCAACCCTAAATCTCTGTGTCTTGCCTGAAACCATTTGGAGAGAAGTCAGCCTGAGTGGCTGGTGCTTCTACCCTAACCCTGCTGTCATTTctctctcattgcctcacccagCCCCTTTCATTATCTCCCCTTCTGCCTCTCTCCCCAaagccctttcttcctcttctacttgTTCCTAAGACTTCCTTATTGCTGCTCTTCCTCTTGCCCCTCAGGCCCAGGAAGATTATGAGAATGCCatctcccaaggccagcaagcctTCCTTCTGGAGCAGGATAGCAGTTCTGGTGACATCTTCAGCTGCAGTCTAGGAAATTTACCAGCTGGCCAGAAGGCTGCTGTCACTCTGAGCTATGTTCAGGAACTGTCCCTTGAGGCAGATGGGGCTGTTCGTTTTGTCCTTCCAGCCATCTTGAATCCACGCTATCCCCTCCAAGGTGAGGAGCCTGGTGTCCTCCAGTAGCAAGGGGGTGTGGGATTGTGGATGGAAGAACAATGGGTCATCTGGTTCCACCTGGGTCTTGTGGCCTAGGTGAGAAAGGGGAGCTTAGTTCCTGCTGGGTCAACACTGTCCTGAGTTATTTGGTGGTTCATTGCAGGGTCAGCTGTGGCATGCAACATCACCTCTGAAATCCCCCGGGTTGCTGGCAAGGAGCTGCCCTATACATTTAGTGTCACTGCCAATGTCTGCTCTGCCCATGGCATTGAGAAGGTCCAGTCCAACTGTCCTCTGAGTCCCCTGCAGTACTTAGAAGATGACAAGTCAGTTGCCCAGGTAACTAACTAGGCAGGGAGCATCATTGCCTTGGTGCCCCTGCCTGTTTCCATACTTTGACCCCCTCCTTTTTGTTACCAGTTCCTGTCCACTGTCCGGAACTCACCTATAAGATGGTCATActgtatccccttcccctccttctagACCAAGGTCTTTCTCCTTCCATACCAACTCCATCCCAGAGCATCACTCAGCAATAGGAATTTAACTCTCCAGTCCCTTGTTCTCTCACCTGGGAATCCAGAGGAAGCTCCTggaatttccttctcttcctatcatTGCTCTGCTCTTCCCCATCCTCATTCAGGTTTCCTTGGCTGAAGGGCATCATTTTGATCGGGATGTTGAGATTCTGGTTTACTACAGGGAGGTGAACACACCCAGTGTCTCTGTGGAGCTGGCCCAGGCTGATGCCAAACCAGGTGAGCTAATCTCAGGAAGTTGCTCACCTTGCTGAGGATAGATCTCCCAGGCATGAGGATACCTGTGTCCTACttgctttccctcctcttcctctgaaaTAAAGATTTCAGAGAGGTATTGAAACAGTTGTAGGATGGTTCTGACCATGGTATACAGTGGTGCTCTCAGGAAGGCAAAGAGGGAGATTGAATATCTTACTAAAAGGGGACAAGGAAGGATTTCATTATAATGCCAAATGTAGAAATGATAAGACTTAAGGAAAGAACACAGATACTCTTCTTACTGTTGTATGTTATACCATTATACTGTGACCTAACATAAAATCATAATGTAGTATAGTCAGAGATCCAGAATCCCAGAATTAGAAGAGATAGCAAGGACCCTCTTGCCTACTGCAGGATCTTTTACAGAAGCTGTTGTCTAAGATAGCTTTCCTGTTATGTACTTGCATCATTCATTTTGTTGGTAGGACCTTCCATTTTATCCatcttgtggggaccaattttcaaggcataaaaacctcaaataacaattctttacaatctTCAATTTAAGGTGATTACTTTGGGCACACAGTTCTAGCTGAATGAGATCTTTTGGAAGTCTCTTATGTGATGTGTTACCTAGCCCTTCCTCTTTACATTCAGCCATATTttccaagtcattgattaaaaaatattgaacaatCCAGGGCTAATGACAGATCCCTAGTTTATTCCATCTGAAAACTTTCTGGATATTGGTCAACCCAAGTTTAATGTCCAGTTGTCCTATCTTAGATGTCTAGTGACATCTAATACTGCTGTTAGgtgttttttgtcattttctctctAGTATTACAAGTTAACATGATGTTTAATTTTGAATTTCCCTAACAAGTAAACAAGTGATATCAGCAGTATAGCTACAGTATCTACTGGTATAGATTGAAATGTATTCATGCATTTTCATCCTTCTTGTCTCTTGCCCacaggtttcttttttcctttttttttaggactttcttttttgtttgtttttgtttttggggggtttttgggggtggggcagtgagggttaagtgactttcccagagtcacacagctagtaagtgtcaagtgtctgaggctgaatttgagctcaggtcctcctgaatccagggcccggtgctttattcactgtgccacctagatgcccctgcctATAGGTTTCAGAAGGCATCATACATCCATCATATGTTGTCCACTCATAATTTATTAATCTTGCCTCGTGATCGCTTCACTTATTTTAGTCCTATGTGTCTCTGTGATGTAGTTCACATAATGTCCAGGGATTACACCTGTGTTTAGCGGCTCCTACTCCTATACAGTTCTTCATTGGTTATTTTGTAAGTTGTCTTAAGGCCTTTTGCAACTAGGACAAAATTCCAAACCAAAAATTAAAGCTCATGGTGTAATACTGAAACTCTCAACCCACATTCAGGTCCTTTTCCAcatcattttgttttctggggcccTGCGGTAtgtattttgctttatttatttatttttttctctggctAGGTTCCCTCATGGGAGATTCAGCTATGATGGTGAGCTTCTACCCTAGCATCCCTGAGTCTCAGGGAGAGATCACTGGCGAATTTATCTTCCTCATGGACCGCTCAGGGAGCATGTCTTCCCCAGTGCATAGCAAAGGAGAAGGCCAGTTGCGCATAGATAGTGCCAAGGTACCAGCTTCTTTTGCCTTTTCCAGCTTTCTTGCATATAATTTTTTTAGGCCTAAAATGGAATTTGTGGGATTAAATTAATCTTGTAACATACTGTTTTCTTATTGTGGCCTTAATTTGATTATGACCATTTTAAGGGTAACTGACTAGGACTATAATCATGGAGAGGACAACAGGATGAGACCTAAGTAtctcaaaaatggaaaatgtcagcctttttttttttttttttttggtgatataattgtggttaagtgacttgcccagggtcacacagttagtaagtgtcaagtgtctgagcccagatttgaattctggtcctcctgaattcagggctggtgctttactactgtgccacctagctgcccttagaattttttttaaagttttctctaCCTTTCTTTCATTCAGGAAACTCTGCTCTTGCTGCTGAAGAGTTTACCCCTTGGATGTTTTTTCAATATCTATGGATTTGGATCCTCCTTTGAGTCATTCTTTCCGTGAGTCTCTGGCTAGAGTCACAGAAGGAAAGGATGGAGGTTAAAAGGGGAAGTTTTAAGGCAGCTATATGAAGAGGTAGCATAAGACCTGTCTTTGAAGCCTAGGAGTATGAGAGTGGGGAATAGGCTTAAATTCCTGACTCAGTCAGGAAACATTTCTCATGGACttcttatgtgtatgtatgtatctcagAGAGAGTGTGGCATATACACAGCAGTCCATGGAGGAGGCCATGAAGAGAGTAAAGAATCTAGAAGCTAACCTGGGAGGGACTGAAATCTTAGAGCCACTGAAGAACATTTATAGCAAAGTCTGCAGGCCAGGCTACCCTCGGCAGGTAAGTTACTGGGGCTgggagaaaaggagatacaagTCTTGTGTTGTTGATGGTTCCTTAGCACTTAATTCTCTATGAAGTCAGTAGTGATCAGGGTTTTTTGGAGGTAAtctgtgttaagtgatttgctcagggtcacattgctactaagtgtctgaggttggatttgaactcatcttttcctgactctaggcctggtgctatCTTTCTGTGTCAAGTTAAAATGATAGAGCAGAGTGGGGGAGTTGTAATTGTCTCATCTCTTACCCTAGGAATGAGAATTATTGGCTATACAATAACAACTGAAAGTTCTTGCAAGAATTTttgagataaataggaaattatataaatgataattatatcattttattcttttttttttttggtgaggcaattggggttaagtgacttgcctaggatcacacagccagtaagtgttaagtgtctgaggatggatttgaactcaggtactcctgactccagggccagtgctctatccactgtgctatctagctgcccctattttattctTAGAACAACATTTTGAGGTTGGAGCAACAGATgtcattatctccactttacagccTGGCAAACTAAGTGTGGGTTGACTGACTTGCTTATGGCCACAGAACTAGTTAAGTGACAGAACTGGCTTTGGACCCAGTTCTTTACTGACACACAAGtccatcattctttctttttctcctactgGCTCTCCAAGTCTTTGCCAAGTTCCAGGGAAAGGTCCCCCCCACAGAAGATCCTGATTAAGCATTTTAGGAGGCTCTGAAACCTGCCAGCTGCCCCACAGTTTTTGAGATAGTTTTACACTGCTTTATGAATgcttattaccaaaaaaaatggtTATTACCCTCTCCCTGCCACCCCCCATTCCCCCCATATCCCAGCTGAAATTGCATCTATAGGAGTGCTGCTTAGTGGCCTTGGAGCCTCCCTTTACAGACCTGCATTAATGTGGAATTGAATACTGAGGCAGCCTGCTCTACCATGGGATGGATGACTGCTGTAGTTTGGGTCAGCTGAGTCTTGTGCTGAGGGACCTGATGTGCCTCTAACAGGATCTGTGGCTACTTCTCTCCCTCTGCAGCTCTTTGTCTTCACAGATGGAGAAGTTTCTAATACCTGGCAGGTCATTGCTGAAGTTCAACGCCACAACAAGGATCACAGGTATGGTTTTCAGGATtcagtctctgacacatatttaGTCaccatgtctctgggcctcagtttcttcatctgaaaaatgaggggtttgggccAGATAGTCCCAGAGACTTCTTCCTGTTCTCCATCTGTGACTCTGTGATGATGATCTGTAGAGGGCTGGGTACCTAAAGCAGGGCTCTGATCCCTAAGCAGGACTCCACCCCTAAGGCATTTGTTCTCAAATTCCCCACTGAAGTAGACTGAGGAACCTTTTCCTGAGACTTCCTTTGGGTAGCCAGCTGTTTCTCATTACAGGTGTTTCTCCTTTGGAATTGGAGAAGGGGCTTCCACCAGCCTTATTAAAGGCATTGCTCGGGCAGCTGGGGGCACTGCAGAATTCATCACGGGCAAGGACAGAATGCAGCCCAAGGTGGCATGGTTATCTTTTTTCCAAAAGCATCTGTTCTAGACTGAGGCACCACAATAGCTAACTGAGCAGGGATACATCCTTGTCCCCATGTTCTGTGCTGTAGTATTTTTTGTGTTTAGGTGCTTGGGaaatgtgtgtggggaggggaagtgggaCCCTTCCCTTCCTGGGCCTTGGGATGTGACAGCTGTAGATGTGGGAGCTCTTGAGTGTGGAGCAGGAGTCATGGTCCCTGGGAATGACTCTGCTCATGACAGACAGAGGCTTAAGGGAAATGAACATGAAGGGGGGGATGAAAGGTATAAAGACTGGGGCCAGCCTCAGAGACTGGGAACTTTCCTTGCTTCCCTGGAGGTTCTGGCTCTACAACGTGGGCTTACCTTCATTTTCTGTGTAAAAATCCAACTATCCCAGTTTTGCTGTAAATGACAAAAAGAACTGGGGAAACACATAGCTGTGCTGCATTCAGGAGTTTGGAAGAGGGTTGAGGCCTGGTTTCTCACATGACCAAAGAGGAGGAAATATCTTCTCAACCCTTAGTTATCTTCTCaagtcccctcccccatctccaaacCCCAGTTTTCTAGGGGTCCCTCACACCTAGAAATCTGCAGCCTCCTCTCTGTTCCCGCAGGCCCTCAGGTCCCTAAAGCGAGCCCTGCAGCCGGTGGTACAGGACATCTCCCTGGCCTGGACTCTGCCCCCTGGGCTGGAGGCTACCTTGCTCTCTCCAGCTCCTACTGTCATCTTCCAGGGTCAGAGGTTAATCATCTATGCCCAGTTGAAAGGGAAAAATGCAGTGagtccacattcttttttttttttagtgagccaattggggttaagtgacttgcccaaggtcacacagctgttaagtgttaagtgtctgaggccagatttgaattcaggtactcctgactccaaggccggtattctatccactgcaccacctagctgctccaagtgaGCCCCCATTCTTACTTATTGGGCTGGTGGTTGTGGTAGCTGATGTCTAAACACTGTCCTggacttttccttctctgtcactgGGTGGGCATGTGGAAGGGAGGAACAAAtgctctaattttcttttctttctggtatACCTGGAACTTGAAAATGATTTTGCCTGATTACTCCATTCTGATCTAGTGTGGCATGTGGGACAGAGTAATGGCTCTGAGTttgaaggatctgagttcaaatctcacctcagatgcttatgaCTTATGATCTTGACAGGTCACTGAGCTCCTTTGGGGCTCTGTTCCCTGCTATTTAAAATTAAGGGGTCAGACTGGatggacctctgaggtcactgaAAGTTCTAGAGCTATGATCTTATGCTTGTGATTTAGACCTTGATACTTCCCTCAATGCGCTGTGTAGTCCCTGACTTCTCTGCTTATCTTATTCTAGTCCAAAGAGGCAGCAGGTGAGGTCTGCCTTCAATATACCCTCCAAGGTGCTGGCTTCCAGAACACAGTGCCATTCTGCCTGGATCCCAAAGCAGATGACAAGTAAGAATCCTTGGtgattcctccctcctttttcaccTGCCTGTTCTTgaggcttcttttcttccctttctcatgaATCTCTCTCCTGTGGACCCAcacatcttttccttttattgCCCACCTTCTCTCCATGGTTACTGGGAAGCCTTAGACATTGGGGGTTAGCACTGCCTCCCAGGTCCCCACAGTTAGCAGAGAAGATTGTCTGTTTTCAGACTCACCATTCACCGCCTAGCTGCCAAGGCCCTgatccagactcttgatggaaacTTAGAGGATGGtgcagaagagaagaaaaaagtggtAGATATCAGCCTTCAGTCGGGTGTTATCTCTTCTCACACTGCCTACATTGCTATCAATAAGGAGCTCAACCAGCCCATTCAGGGGCCCCTCACCAGGAGAGATATTCCATTGCCTTTTCCATATTTGGGGGCCCCATCCTTCACACATTCTCTAAGAGGTAAGGTGGATTTGATCCCCTTTACTTACATTCAAGAGACAAAGAGATCATACTGGTATCTTCTGTCTTTTTCATATCTGGAGATCCTGGCTGTTATTTTGAGATGCTTTATTGGTGAAGCTTTCGTGCTGCAATTGGGTTTGGTGGGAAGGATCTCTTGTGTAGAGGGGAGATGGAACatcatagagaagaaagaaataaagacgTGGGAAGAAATATTTAGCAGCAGAAATCTTACAGGTTCACAATTCATGCCTGCTaaaattattgccattttattcCTGTATCCCTTAAACTACATTTATGGGTGTAGTATGTTGTGTAGATGAGTAATCCCTACCAAGAAAATCTTGGTGACCCACTGAACAGCTGCTGTGGACACTAGTTTCACATGTCAATTGATAGAAGCTCCTTAGAGAGGATCTTTTAGCTATAGAGAGAGCATGGCAGTGGTCACATACCTGAAGAATAGCATTCCATTCTCTGAACTTCCAGTCTGTCTGAAGGACACTGTGTCTGTTTTGAATTTAACTTCTGTCCTGACTTTCAGGTGGTGGATCTCCTTGCCAACTCTTTTCTGTTGGTGAACCTCGCATAGCCTTTGGCTCACCATGCTCTGCTGGTGGAGGTGAGCTTGATGACTGCGTTTATATTATCTGTGACTCAAACTCATCCACAATGCTATTTCCCAGacataaaattccttttttttatttctattcttttgaaTTTTGGTCTGTTCCCTCTATAGGAATTTTCAAAAGTACCAGCTCTCTCTTCAAAAAAAAGAGGGCTGTCAAGTCTGCTGTTCCACAGTCATGTCATGTACAAATGGCATTTCCCGAAGAATGTTGCATGGATTTCTGTGAGATAGACTCTGGACTTTGCTGTGTGTCATTTACCCTTCTGTGTGCTGAAGACCTCTTGTtccaaatgattatttctttgaggctttacctCTGAAAAGTATTAGGCAAGAAAAGGAACTTGATTTGTTTCCATATTGCCATTATGGGCCTTGCTTGGCTGTCCTGTCCTCTGGTCCTTCGTTTCTTCAGAAAGAAGTACCTAAGTAAGCATcagctctttctcctcctctcttctctgctccAGTCTTCACCACACTTTATGACTCCCAATAAAAGGAGAGGAATGTTGTTCATGGCACGTTGGCACCATCCTTTTCTAGGATCTGCTCTCACAGATGTATCTGGGGTGTTCCTTTGGATTTGATCTATGAGGTTATAAGGattcactggagtttattaagaagggaagtcgggggcagctaggtggcgcagtggataaagcaccggccatggattgaggagtacctgatttcaaatccggcctcagaaacttgacacttactagctgtgtgaccctgggcaagtcacttaacccccatcgccccacaaaagaaccccaaagaaacaaaaagaagggaAGTCACATGGGGAGGCCTCCCTTTTAGGAAAACCCCTTTTGCATTTTCTGGAGGTTGTATTGGAATGGAGAGATTTAAAATGGGGAGTCAGTAAGGAGAGGCATTGCAATAATTCCCAGGATAGTGACCTATGTTGTTGATCAAGTAAGTAGATAGAAAGTGAAGAAAGTGCTATGGGAGGTAGACAGGATAAGATTTGACATCTGATTTGGCTGTGCGGGGTGAAtaagaggaattgaggatgactccAAGATCATAAATCTGTTGACTGGAAGAATAGCTGTGGccttaaaagaaagaggaaataatgaaaaaggatgGATTTTGGGAGGAAgataatgaggttttttttattgagtttgagatgcctacaggtcactgagtttaaaatgtctatttggCATTTGGTTCTGTGAGACTATAGTTGTAGGAGAGAAATTAGGGCTAGATATATGGATCTGGCATAGTCTGCATGGAGATAAATCTATGGGAGCTTGTTATCTCATCTCCtcaatataaagagaaaataggCTTAGGGCAGCACCTTTGAGGATAACCATAGTTAGGAAtcatgatatggatgatgattcAGGAAGGGAGACTGAGAAGGTTTGGCCAGATGGACAAAAATTGCTAAAATTATAACCATTTTATTTCTGTATTCCTTAAACTACAATTACATAGAAGAGTAAGTATTCCAGAAGATAAGGGTGCCTCCAGTATTAACTGGTCATAGTGACTGAATTAAAGACAAACAAGTAGAATATGGTAAAGTGGTAATCAATACCTTCAGAAAGGAGAACAAAGATTTGGAATGAtaataggaagggagaaagaaagagagagaaaaatagtatgcttcagtcagcatttgttatttctgtggaggcagatagcattttttcatcgtgagtcttttggaattgtcttgatcattgcattgttgagaatagggaaatcatttacagttctttagcaaacaatattgctattactgggtacaatgttctggttctgcttacttcactttgtataagttcatgtaagtcttttcaggtttttctgaaatcatcctacttgtcattcttattgcacaataatattccattacaagcaTATAATCAGCCATACCTCAATTGTaag
This window contains:
- the LOC122746560 gene encoding von Willebrand factor A domain-containing protein 5A-like isoform X4 translates to MEIPCGLLTRSKKPVPLKSISVAVSIHEFVADVSATLDYKNEETDPVEAFFVFPMDEDSAVYSFQALVDGKRIVAEIQEKQQAQEDYENAISQGQQAFLLEQDSSSGDIFSCSLGNLPAGQKAAVTLSYVQELSLEADGAVRFVLPAILNPRYPLQGSAVACNITSEIPRVAGKELPYTFSVTANVCSAHGIEKVQSNCPLSPLQYLEDDKSVAQVSLAEGHHFDRDVEILVYYREVNTPSVSVELAQADAKPGSLMGDSAMMVSFYPSIPESQGEITGEFIFLMDRSGSMSSPVHSKGEGQLRIDSAKETLLLLLKSLPLGCFFNIYGFGSSFESFFPESVAYTQQSMEEAMKRVKNLEANLGGTEILEPLKNIYSKVCRPGYPRQLFVFTDGEVSNTWQVIAEVQRHNKDHRCFSFGIGEGASTSLIKGIARAAGGTAEFITGKDRMQPKALRSLKRALQPVVQDISLAWTLPPGLEATLLSPAPTVIFQGQRLIIYAQLKGKNASKEAAGEVCLQYTLQGAGFQNTVPFCLDPKADDKWWISLPTLFCW
- the LOC122746560 gene encoding von Willebrand factor A domain-containing protein 5A-like isoform X1: MEIPCGLLTRSKKPVPLKSISVAVSIHEFVADVSATLDYKNEETDPVEAFFVFPMDEDSAVYSFQALVDGKRIVAEIQEKQQAQEDYENAISQGQQAFLLEQDSSSGDIFSCSLGNLPAGQKAAVTLSYVQELSLEADGAVRFVLPAILNPRYPLQGSAVACNITSEIPRVAGKELPYTFSVTANVCSAHGIEKVQSNCPLSPLQYLEDDKSVAQVSLAEGHHFDRDVEILVYYREVNTPSVSVELAQADAKPGSLMGDSAMMVSFYPSIPESQGEITGEFIFLMDRSGSMSSPVHSKGEGQLRIDSAKETLLLLLKSLPLGCFFNIYGFGSSFESFFPESVAYTQQSMEEAMKRVKNLEANLGGTEILEPLKNIYSKVCRPGYPRQLFVFTDGEVSNTWQVIAEVQRHNKDHRCFSFGIGEGASTSLIKGIARAAGGTAEFITGKDRMQPKALRSLKRALQPVVQDISLAWTLPPGLEATLLSPAPTVIFQGQRLIIYAQLKGKNASKEAAGEVCLQYTLQGAGFQNTVPFCLDPKADDKLTIHRLAAKALIQTLDGNLEDGAEEKKKVVDISLQSGVISSHTAYIAINKELNQPIQGPLTRRDIPLPFPYLGAPSFTHSLRGGGSPCQLFSVGEPRIAFGSPCSAGGGIFKSTSSLFKKKRAVKSAVPQSCHVQMAFPEECCMDFCEIDSGLCYTSPPESPLLKLISLQKADGSWELDEALASLLGVSVQTALAALPDQSKDIPYWATILAVLWMHKSSWDQREEWELLERKAVAWIQSQSDSSLGECIKAANALLKSSVDLAVFGL
- the LOC122746560 gene encoding von Willebrand factor A domain-containing protein 5A-like isoform X2 — its product is MEIPCGLLTRSKKPVPLKSISVAVSIHEFVADVSATLDYKNEETDPVEAFFVFPMDEDSAVYSFQALVDGKRIVAEIQEKQQAQEDYENAISQGQQAFLLEQDSSSGDIFSCSLGNLPAGQKAAVTLSYVQELSLEADGAVRFVLPAILNPRYPLQGSAVACNITSEIPRVAGKELPYTFSVTANVCSAHGIEKVQSNCPLSPLQYLEDDKSVAQVSLAEGHHFDRDVEILVYYREVNTPSVSVELAQADAKPGSLMGDSAMMVSFYPSIPESQGEITGEFIFLMDRSGSMSSPVHSKGEGQLRIDSAKETLLLLLKSLPLGCFFNIYGFGSSFESFFPESVAYTQQSMEEAMKRVKNLEANLGGTEILEPLKNIYSKVCRPGYPRQLFVFTDGEVSNTWQVIAEVQRHNKDHRCFSFGIGEGASTSLIKGIARAAGGTAEFITGKDRMQPKALRSLKRALQPVVQDISLAWTLPPGLEATLLSPAPTVIFQGQRLIIYAQLKGKNASKEAAGEVCLQYTLQGAGFQNTVPFCLDPKADDKLTIHRLAAKALIQTLDGNLEDGAEEKKKVVDISLQSGVISSHTAYIAINKELNQPIQGPLTRRDIPLPFPYLGAPSFTHSLRGGGSPCQLFSVGEPRIAFGSPCSAGGGIFKSTSSLFKKKRAVKSAVPQSCHVQMAFPEECCMDFYTSPPESPLLKLISLQKADGSWELDEALASLLGVSVQTALAALPDQSKDIPYWATILAVLWMHKSSWDQREEWELLERKAVAWIQSQSDSSLGECIKAANALLKSSVDLAVFGL
- the LOC122746560 gene encoding von Willebrand factor A domain-containing protein 5A-like isoform X3, which translates into the protein MEIPCGLLTRSKKPVPLKSISVAVSIHEFVADVSATLDYKNEETDPVEAFFVFPMDEDSAVYSFQALVDGKRIVAEIQEKQQAQEDYENAISQGQQAFLLEQDSSSGDIFSCSLGNLPAGQKAAVTLSYVQELSLEADGAVRFVLPAILNPRYPLQGSAVACNITSEIPRVAGKELPYTFSVTANVCSAHGIEKVQSNCPLSPLQYLEDDKSVAQVSLAEGHHFDRDVEILVYYREVNTPSVSVELAQADAKPGSLMGDSAMMVSFYPSIPESQGEITGEFIFLMDRSGSMSSPVHSKGEGQLRIDSAKETLLLLLKSLPLGCFFNIYGFGSSFESFFPESVAYTQQSMEEAMKRVKNLEANLGGTEILEPLKNIYSKVCRPGYPRQLFVFTDGEVSNTWQVIAEVQRHNKDHRCFSFGIGEGASTSLIKGIARAAGGTAEFITGKDRMQPKALRSLKRALQPVVQDISLAWTLPPGLEATLLSPAPTVIFQGQRLIIYAQLKGKNASKEAAGEVCLQYTLQGAGFQNTVPFCLDPKADDKLTIHRLAAKALIQTLDGNLEDGAEEKKKVVDISLQSGVISSHTAYIAINKELNQPIQGPLTRRDIPLPFPYLGAPSFTHSLRGGGSPCQLFSVGEPRIAFGSPCSAGGDTSPPESPLLKLISLQKADGSWELDEALASLLGVSVQTALAALPDQSKDIPYWATILAVLWMHKSSWDQREEWELLERKAVAWIQSQSDSSLGECIKAANALLKSSVDLAVFGL